The proteins below are encoded in one region of Triticum aestivum cultivar Chinese Spring chromosome 1B, IWGSC CS RefSeq v2.1, whole genome shotgun sequence:
- the LOC123106979 gene encoding ribonuclease II, chloroplastic/mitochondrial: MRPSPMAARAASGCSSAALAFFRIRPLGRAARLGPAGRSAFGATAACRGRLVDSVLQELRSRRRVRVSARIGLQGTKELSDSKIEKRTIQKGLLLEFHKDSERSLLAVVERPDGKKNWVVTDQNGILSSIKPQQVTYVVPGTMDFDCSRIAEFLEKAQDLLDPTILECAWMELSEKDKSVTVEEFADIVYGSKESLESYCAHFLLSRDIVYFVKVESRGSSIYQPRPSAQVDELLRRKLAKEAADKELEEFVHLLKSAKALPLGSKPPKNSWLMEEKVKQKIESLQAYAVDACNDEQRRMAGNILKAMGFARTSSAALKLLINVGYFPVHVNLDLFRYDVQTTYTEKVLSVAEELLVDCPDSDKHVRKDLSNLRVYAIDVDEADELDDALSATRLPDGRIKIWIHVADPTCFLQPRSILDREAMHRGTSIFLPTATFPMFPERLAMNAMSLQQGTDCRSVSVSVILHPDGSIAEYSIENSVIKPTYMLTYEGATELLYMNLEEEEDLRILQEAASIRAQWRRSQGSIDTAMIEPRIKVANPDDPEPNINLYVEDQTNPAMQLVSEMMILCGEAVAAFGSDNNIPLPYRGHPQSNTAVSAFAYLPEGPARSVANISVLRAAEMDFRKPVAHGVLGIPGYVQFTSPIRRYVDLLAHYQVKAFLRGESPPYSAGDLEGMTFIASMHVKVARKLHSNSLRYWLLEYLRRQPKGRKYRALILKFIKDRMATLLLVDVGIQVTTVVAAGKVGDEASVVLEMVHPRDDILSVTEIAQDTEE; encoded by the exons ATGCGGCCGTCGCCCATGGCGGCAAGGGCGGCGAGCGGGTGCTCCTCGGCGGCGCTggccttcttccgcatccgcccgctcggccgcgccgcccgcctgggccccgcgggccgctCCGCGTTCGGCGCCACTGCCGCCTGCCGGGGCCGCCTCGTCGACTCCGTCCTCCAGGAGCTCCGGTCCCGGAGGCGGGTCCGGGTCTCCGCAAG GATAGGATTGCAGGGCACAAAGGAACTGTCGGATAGTAAGATAGAGAAGAGAACAATACAAAAAGGATTGCTGCTTGAATTTCACAAAGACTCTGAGAGATCCTTGCTCGCTGTTGTCGAAAGGCCTGATGGGAAGAAAAACTGGGTAGTCACTGACCAG AATGGTATCTTATCTTCTATAAAGCCCCAGCAGGTGACATATGTTGTACCTGGTACCATGGATTTTGATTGTTCAAGAATAGCTGAATTTCTCGAGAAAGCGCAAGATCTCTTG GACCCTACTATCTTGGAATGTGCCTGGATGGAGCTTTCTGAGAAGGACAAATCAGTAACTGTTGAGGAGTTTGCCGAT ATAGTTTATGGCAGCAAGGAGTCTCTGGAAAGCTACTGTGCACACTTTTTGTTGTCACGGGATATTGTTTATTTTGTGAAGGTGGAGAGCAGAGGCTCTTCCATATACCAGCCTCGCCCATCTGCTCAG GTGGATGAACTTTTACGACGGAAGCTTGCTAAAGAGGCCGCCGATAAGGAACTGGAAGAATTTGTCCACCTACTCAAGTCTGCTAAAGCATTGCCTCTAGGCTCTAAGCCTCCAAAAAATTCATGGTTGATGGAAGAGAAAGTGAAACAAAAAATCGAGTCTCTTCAGGCATATGCAGTTGATGCGTGTAATGATGAACAAAGAAGAATGGCAGGAAAT ATTCTGAAGGCTATGGGTTTTGCACGGACGTCATCAGCTGCCCTAAAGCTCCTTATAAATGTGGGTTACTTCCCCGTGCATGTCAATCTTGATCTTTTCAGGTATGATGTTCAAACCACGTATACCGAGAAAGTTTTGTCTGTTGCTGAGGAGCTTCTGGTGGATTGTCCTGATTCAGATAAG CATGTCAGGAAGGATCTTTCAAATTTGAGAGTGTATGCCATTGATGTGGATGAGGCTGATGAA CTTGATGATGCATTAAGTGCAACTAGACTACCTGATGGTAGGATAAAGATCTGGATACATGTAGCTGACCCAACATGCTTTCTTCAACCCCGGAGCATCCTTGACAG GGAAGCAATGCACAGAGGAACCTCCATATTTTTACCAACTGCCACCTTTCCAATGTTCCCAGAGAGGCTTGCTATGAATGCTATGAGTTTGCAACAGGGTACAGATTGTAGATCTGTAAGCGTATCTGTGATTTTGCATCCAGATGGAAG TATTGCAGAATATTCGATAGAGAACTCAGTAATCAAACCTACCTACATGTTAACATATGAGGGTGCAACTGAATTGCTGTACATGAAtctggaagaagaggaagacctgAGGATTCTTCAAGAAGCTGCTTCAATTCGTGCACAATGGCGTCGTAGCCAG GGTTCAATCGACACTGCTATGATAGAACCTCGTATCAAGGTGGCAAATCCTGATGATCCTGAACCAAACATTAATTTATATGTTGAAGATCAAACCAACCCAGCAATGCAGCTTGTATCTGAGATGATGATACTGTgtggggaggcggtggctgcgttTGGTTCTGACAACAACATTCCTTTGCCATACAGAGGGCATCCCCAGTCTAATACAGCTGTGTCAGCATTTGCCTATCTACCTGAAGGGCCTGCCAGGAGCGTTGCCAATATCAGTGTGCTTCGTGCTGCAGAAATGGATTTTCGAAAACCTGTAGCACACGGTGTCCTCGGAATTCCTGGCTATGTACAGTTCACCTCCCCTATTCGAAGATATGTCGACCTGCTTGCTCATTATCAG GTAAAGGCTTTTCTTAGAGGTGAATCTCCACCATATTCAGCTGGTGATCTGGAAGGGATGACATTTATTGCGAGCATGCATGTTAAAGTAGCTAGGAAGCTCCATAGCAACAGCTTACGTTACTGGTTGCTGGAGTACTTAAGGAGGCAGCCAAAGGGGAGGAAGTATAGAGCACTCATACTTAAGTTCATCAAGGATCGCATGGCAACATTGCTTTTGGTGGAT GTCGGGATTCAGGTCACAACTGTGGTTGCAGCCGGGAAGGTGGGAGATGAAGCAAGTGTCGTTCTGGAAATGGTTCATCCCCGCGACGACATCTTATCAGTTACGGAGATTGCACAAGACACGGAGGAGTAA